One window of Medicago truncatula cultivar Jemalong A17 chromosome 2, MtrunA17r5.0-ANR, whole genome shotgun sequence genomic DNA carries:
- the LOC11445656 gene encoding F-box/kelch-repeat protein At3g06240 yields MEKSATPATGKVSNHIPDDVAISILSNLPLKSLKRFESTCKSWSMLFQNPYFMKIYRNRIIQGNHSDHADASLILRHTIVLDNVVRPVVEPLFQSTLYFISGEKFENRVKLNLSLPFQVLGQDIYILGSISINGFLCLSNLLDDERKAVLWNPTTKEFIVIPSSPVESLPYRKFEAFIHGFGYDHVMDDYKVIRYVEFDSLSFYDIMSRGLSEQEASWKDVPMEPLWEIYSLRSNSWKKLDVDMSMVMSPETREETVRFYMDGMCHWWDKIEKDSDDGETYFVSFDVTNEVCFTTPMPSDIDDTFDIRLVKRQLVMLNRSIGLISYSGETNTLHVSILGEIGVKESWTKLFIVGSLPHVKYPIEAGKNGDIFFIKKDGELACFNLDTQTIKELGVEGDMSQIVIYKESFHSIRSIHN; encoded by the coding sequence ATGGAGAAATCTGCGACGCCGGCTACCGGTAAGGTTAGCAATCACATACCTGATGATGTTGCAATCTCCATTCTATCAAATTTGCCTCTTAAATCTTTGAAGCGATTTGAATCTACATGTAAATCATGGTCAATGTTATTTCAAAACCCTTATTTCATGAAAATCTACCGGAATCGAATCATACAAGGAAATCATTCTGATCATGCTGATGCATCTCTCATCTTACGGCATACTATCGTGTTGGACAATGTAGTTAGGCCCGTGGTTGAACCCCTATTCCAGTCCACGTTGTATTTCATTTCTGGTGAGAAATTTGAGAATAGggttaaattaaatttgtcaCTCCCGTTTCAAGTGCTTGGCcaagatatttatattttggggTCTATTAGTATCAATGGCTTTCTTTGTCTCTCTAATTTATTGGATGATGAGAGAAAAGCTGTATTGTGGAATCCAACCACCAAGGAATTCATTGTCATCCCTTCTAGTCCGGTTGAGTCATTACCTTATCGGAAGTTTGAAGCTTTTATTCATGGGTTTGGTTATGATCATGTTATGGATGATTATAAGGTGATTCGGTATGTAGAGTTTGATAGCCTATCTTTCTATGACATTATGTCTAGGGGCTTGTCTGAGCAAGAGGCTTCATGGAAAGACGTACCCATGGAACCCTTATGGGAGATATATAGTCTAAGAAGCAACTCTTGGAAGAAACTTGATGTTGACATGTCTATGGTGATGTCCCCTGAAACAAGAGAAGAAACTGTCCGATTCTACATGGATGGAATGTGTCATTGGtgggataaaattgaaaaagatagTGATGATGgtgaaacatattttgtttcatttgacGTGACCAATGAAGTGTGTTTTACGACACCCATGCCCTCGGATATTGATGATACTTTTGATATTAGATTGGTGAAGAGGCAGTTGGTGATGTTAAATCGGTCCATTGGTTTGATATCATATAGTGGGGAGACGAATACCCTTCACGTATCAATTTTAGGTGAAATTGGTGTAAAAGAATCGTGGACTAAGCTCTTCATTGTTGGGTCGTTGCCTCATGTTAAGTATCCCATCGAAGCAGGGAAAAATGGTGACatattcttcataaaaaaagatGGAGAACTAGCTTGTTTTAATTTGGATACACAGACGATTAAGGAGCTTGGTGTCGAAGGAGACATGAGTCAAATAGTAATTTATAAGGAAAGTTTTCATTCAATTAGAAGCATACATAATTAA